A window of Polaribacter litorisediminis contains these coding sequences:
- the argS gene encoding arginine--tRNA ligase, translating to MSIQNLIESKVKEGFFNLYQIEIPTVEFQATRKEFEGDITVVVFPLLRYKKGNPVQIGEDLGNYIVENVTEITRFNVVKGFLNLVVSDTFYNEFFNTIYSNALYGFVSPKADEKAIMVEYSSPNTNKPLHLGHVRNNLLGYAVSEILKASGKKVYKTQIINDRGVHICKSMLAWQKYGNGETPESTGLKGDKLVGNYYVKFEQEFQNEYSIWLKSDKGEKKYLQYKENSELERISLWNKIGENYQNNKEDFFSDCKIRKEFRKNYKDAYFNNYSNLGNEVKLMLQEWEGENKEVVSLWKTMNSWVYSGFEVTYKNMGVNFDTLYYESDTYLLGKDVVAQGLEKGVFYKKDDGSVWCDLTADGLDEKIVLRSDGTAVYMTQDIGTAIQRVKDYSDVGGMVYTVGNEQDYHFQVLFLILKKLGFDWAKQLHHLSYGMVDLPSGKMKSREGTVVDADDLMVEMTNTAKEISEELGKLDGYSVAEKEDLYQKIGLGALKYFVLKVDPKKRILFDPKSSVDFQGNTGPFIQYTYARIQSIIRKAEFDYSNPVSIALHEKEKELLKQLELFPETIQQAAANYSPAIIANYTYDLVKEFNSFYQNVSILGEEDPDKKTFRVQLAKKVADTIKLAFSLLGIEVPERM from the coding sequence ATGAGTATTCAAAATCTTATAGAATCCAAAGTAAAAGAAGGCTTTTTCAATTTATATCAGATAGAAATTCCGACAGTAGAATTCCAAGCAACTCGTAAAGAGTTTGAAGGTGATATTACTGTAGTGGTTTTTCCTTTATTGCGCTATAAGAAAGGGAATCCTGTTCAAATTGGTGAAGATTTAGGGAACTATATTGTTGAAAATGTAACCGAAATAACACGTTTTAATGTTGTAAAAGGATTTTTAAATCTTGTGGTTTCAGATACTTTTTATAATGAATTTTTTAATACAATATATTCAAATGCTCTCTACGGTTTTGTTTCGCCAAAGGCGGATGAAAAAGCGATTATGGTAGAATATTCGTCTCCAAACACCAACAAACCATTACATTTAGGGCATGTTCGTAATAATTTATTGGGCTATGCTGTTTCTGAAATTCTAAAAGCTTCAGGAAAAAAAGTTTACAAAACTCAAATCATAAACGATAGAGGAGTTCATATTTGTAAATCGATGTTGGCTTGGCAGAAGTATGGAAATGGAGAAACACCAGAGTCTACAGGTTTAAAGGGGGATAAATTAGTTGGTAATTATTATGTAAAATTCGAACAAGAATTTCAAAATGAGTATTCAATTTGGTTAAAATCTGATAAGGGTGAAAAAAAATATCTACAATATAAAGAAAATTCAGAATTAGAGAGGATATCACTTTGGAATAAAATTGGAGAAAATTATCAAAATAATAAAGAAGATTTTTTTTCTGACTGTAAAATAAGAAAAGAATTCAGAAAGAATTATAAGGATGCATACTTCAACAACTATAGTAATTTAGGAAATGAAGTAAAATTAATGCTTCAAGAATGGGAAGGAGAAAATAAAGAAGTTGTATCACTTTGGAAAACCATGAACTCTTGGGTATATAGTGGGTTTGAGGTTACTTACAAAAATATGGGTGTTAATTTTGATACTTTATATTATGAAAGTGATACGTATTTATTAGGAAAGGATGTTGTTGCTCAGGGTTTAGAAAAAGGTGTTTTTTATAAAAAAGACGATGGTTCTGTTTGGTGTGATTTAACAGCCGATGGTTTGGATGAAAAAATCGTATTACGTTCAGATGGTACTGCGGTTTATATGACGCAAGATATTGGCACAGCCATTCAGCGTGTAAAAGATTATAGCGACGTAGGCGGAATGGTCTATACGGTTGGTAATGAGCAAGATTATCATTTTCAGGTCTTATTTTTAATCTTAAAAAAATTAGGATTTGATTGGGCAAAACAATTGCATCATTTAAGTTACGGAATGGTTGATTTACCTTCTGGAAAAATGAAATCTAGAGAAGGAACCGTTGTAGATGCAGATGATTTAATGGTAGAAATGACGAATACAGCAAAAGAAATTTCTGAAGAATTAGGCAAATTAGATGGCTATTCAGTTGCCGAAAAAGAAGATTTATATCAAAAAATTGGTTTAGGAGCTTTAAAATATTTTGTTTTAAAAGTAGATCCTAAAAAGAGAATTTTATTCGACCCAAAATCTTCTGTAGATTTCCAAGGAAATACAGGACCTTTTATACAATATACGTATGCTAGAATTCAATCGATCATTAGAAAAGCAGAGTTTGATTACTCAAATCCTGTTTCTATAGCATTACATGAAAAAGAAAAAGAATTATTAAAACAATTGGAGTTATTCCCTGAAACAATTCAGCAAGCGGCAGCCAATTATTCACCTGCTATAATTGCGAATTACACCTACGATTTAGTCAAAGAATTTAATTCTTTTTATCAGAATGTATCTATTTTAGGGGAAGAAGATCCAGATAAAAAAACGTTTAGAGTTCAGCTCGCAAAAAAAGTAGCAGACACTATAAAATTAGCGTTTTCTTTATTAGGAATTGAAGTTCCTGAAAGAATGTAA
- a CDS encoding glycosyltransferase family 2 protein, producing MLEIFVKIYEYFIFFYATSLIFSYILLAIFSFIAINRYKSYNTDNDDEELLSSPLAPGISVIAPAYNEEKTIIINVKSLLTLNYPLFEVIIVNDGSKDKTLDLLIEEFDLVEAPFAYVEKIKTQPYKRTFKSKNPKYEILTVVDKENGGTKADAFNAGLNASIFPYYLNTDVDCILARNTLSKMIKPILNSKVTVIAVGATLRMSNNCEIEEGIITRVRPPKALIPRFQELEYIRSYLLGKMGWELINSVPNVSGGLGMFNKEIAIKAGGYGADSHAEDMDMLTRMAVHMMNNRLDYKIGYIPLSCCWTEGPPNIQILGRQRTRWASGLFQMFSDHRRILFNPKYRRMGLITFPYTFIYEFLAPIIETFGLLFSIFLLFYGYVNWNFAPLILLYSYTFAIMISSIVIIWDQMTFKYYNTTREVLSLFITAFIEPIFYHPLIVFFSLKGYFSFITSQELAWGTMTRQGFENDDKKKKSDGGNENKNDGNNNPGDNSGDKKSGFFEKLKNKKSSNNDFEPLKT from the coding sequence ATGTTAGAAATTTTTGTAAAAATTTACGAGTATTTTATTTTTTTCTATGCAACATCTCTAATATTTAGTTACATTTTATTAGCCATATTTTCTTTTATAGCGATTAATAGATATAAAAGTTATAATACTGATAATGATGATGAAGAGCTCCTAAGCTCTCCGCTAGCACCAGGAATTTCTGTAATTGCACCTGCCTACAACGAAGAAAAAACAATTATTATTAATGTAAAATCATTACTAACCTTAAATTATCCACTATTTGAAGTTATTATTGTAAACGATGGTAGTAAAGATAAAACACTAGATCTATTAATTGAAGAATTTGATTTGGTAGAAGCCCCTTTCGCTTACGTTGAAAAAATTAAAACTCAACCCTACAAAAGAACATTTAAGTCTAAAAATCCGAAATATGAAATATTAACGGTAGTTGACAAAGAAAATGGAGGAACGAAAGCAGATGCCTTTAATGCCGGATTAAATGCATCCATTTTTCCGTATTACTTAAACACAGATGTAGATTGTATTCTTGCTAGAAATACGCTCTCTAAAATGATCAAACCCATCCTAAATTCTAAGGTAACTGTAATTGCAGTCGGAGCAACTTTAAGGATGTCTAATAATTGTGAAATTGAGGAAGGAATTATTACAAGAGTAAGACCTCCAAAAGCCTTAATTCCACGTTTTCAAGAATTAGAATACATTCGTTCTTACTTATTAGGGAAAATGGGTTGGGAATTGATAAATTCTGTTCCTAACGTTTCTGGGGGATTAGGAATGTTTAATAAAGAAATTGCAATTAAAGCAGGAGGATATGGTGCCGATTCTCATGCAGAAGATATGGATATGCTGACACGTATGGCCGTTCATATGATGAACAACAGATTAGATTATAAAATTGGTTATATCCCTTTATCTTGTTGTTGGACAGAAGGACCACCCAATATTCAAATTTTAGGAAGACAACGCACAAGATGGGCCAGTGGATTGTTTCAAATGTTTAGTGACCATAGAAGAATATTATTCAATCCTAAATATAGGAGAATGGGGTTAATTACATTTCCGTATACCTTCATTTATGAATTTTTAGCTCCAATTATAGAAACTTTTGGTCTTTTATTTTCAATATTTTTACTATTCTATGGCTATGTAAACTGGAATTTTGCGCCCTTAATCTTGCTCTATTCATATACATTTGCCATAATGATTTCATCCATAGTTATCATCTGGGATCAAATGACCTTTAAATATTACAATACCACAAGAGAAGTTTTATCACTATTTATAACCGCTTTTATAGAACCTATATTCTACCATCCTTTAATTGTATTCTTTTCTTTAAAAGGATATTTTAGTTTTATTACGTCACAAGAACTTGCATGGGGAACAATGACTAGACAAGGATTTGAAAATGACGATAAAAAGAAAAAATCTGACGGTGGTAATGAAAACAAAAATGATGGAAATAACAATCCTGGTGACAATTCTGGAGATAAAAAATCTGGATTTTTTGAAAAATTAAAAAATAAAAAAAGTTCAAATAATGATTTTGAACCTTTAAAAACATAA
- a CDS encoding YkgJ family cysteine cluster protein — translation MEKRLEMLPKLAEDAIKENKKYFSNLKKRTPKNLDYVMQELHDAEFAKTDCLDCANCCKTSSPIFMDKDIQRISKHLRMRVADFTSTYLERDVDDFMVLKTAPCSFLDLSDNSCTIYDVRPKACAEYPHTDRRKFIQITDLTIVNTTICPATYNIVEALKKRLPMASKVKKTRS, via the coding sequence ATGGAAAAGCGCTTAGAAATGTTGCCTAAATTAGCAGAAGATGCTATCAAAGAAAATAAAAAATATTTTTCAAATTTAAAGAAAAGAACGCCCAAAAATTTAGACTATGTAATGCAAGAGTTGCATGATGCTGAATTTGCAAAAACAGATTGTTTAGACTGTGCTAATTGTTGTAAAACATCTAGCCCTATATTTATGGATAAAGACATTCAGCGTATTTCTAAACATTTAAGAATGAGGGTAGCAGATTTTACGAGCACCTATTTAGAAAGAGATGTCGATGATTTTATGGTGTTAAAAACAGCGCCTTGTTCTTTTTTAGACCTTTCTGATAATAGTTGCACTATTTATGATGTTCGCCCAAAGGCTTGTGCAGAATACCCGCATACAGATAGAAGAAAATTTATTCAAATTACAGACTTAACGATTGTCAATACAACGATATGTCCTGCAACCTACAATATTGTAGAAGCGCTAAAAAAACGTTTACCGATGGCCTCTAAAGTTAAAAAAACGAGAAGCTAA
- a CDS encoding exo-beta-N-acetylmuramidase NamZ family protein, with product MNFKLISCTQKVQEPKFEIPNKENVTLIKTGAERTELYLNVLKGKNIAIVANQTSVLSVLQRTEIAPNVMGSKKVTLHLVDYLHNYNDITIQKVFAPEHGFRGKADAAEFIKDGKDAKTGLPIISLYGKNKKPSAEQLEKIDVVVFDIQDVGVRFYTYISTLHYVMEACAEVGIPVLILDRPNPNGHYVDGPVLELQHASFVGKHPVPVVYGMTIGEYGQMINGEKWLKNGIQCDLKVIPLKNYTHHSEYSLAIRPSPNLPNDKSINLYPSLGFFEGTIINAGRGTEFQFQRYGASFFPKSDFQYTPEPNFGAKYPKEKGKLCYGVDLSKNKKLSSINLDWLIDAFNKTPKTAKFFGETFTIHAGNITLQQQIEEGISAKEIRESWQEDLRDFKQVRSKYLIYKE from the coding sequence ATGAATTTTAAGCTGATTTCTTGTACTCAAAAAGTTCAAGAACCAAAATTTGAAATTCCGAATAAAGAAAACGTCACCTTGATTAAAACAGGAGCAGAAAGAACTGAATTATATCTTAATGTATTAAAAGGAAAAAATATTGCCATTGTAGCGAATCAAACCTCTGTTTTATCTGTTTTGCAAAGAACAGAAATTGCCCCAAATGTTATGGGTTCTAAGAAGGTTACTCTTCATTTAGTTGATTATTTACATAATTATAATGATATAACAATTCAAAAAGTTTTTGCTCCTGAACATGGTTTTCGCGGAAAAGCAGATGCAGCAGAATTTATAAAAGATGGAAAAGACGCCAAAACAGGATTACCAATTATTTCTTTGTACGGAAAAAATAAAAAACCTTCTGCTGAACAACTAGAAAAAATTGATGTTGTTGTTTTTGATATTCAAGATGTGGGCGTTCGTTTTTATACCTATATTTCTACTTTGCATTATGTGATGGAAGCTTGTGCAGAAGTTGGAATTCCTGTTTTGATTTTAGATAGACCCAACCCAAATGGGCATTATGTTGATGGTCCTGTTTTAGAATTACAACATGCTAGTTTTGTTGGCAAACATCCTGTTCCGGTTGTATACGGAATGACCATTGGCGAATATGGACAAATGATTAACGGCGAAAAATGGCTCAAAAACGGCATACAATGTGACCTAAAAGTGATTCCTTTAAAAAATTATACACACCATTCTGAGTATAGTTTAGCGATTAGACCTTCACCAAATTTACCAAATGACAAGTCTATAAACCTCTACCCTAGTTTAGGTTTTTTTGAAGGCACCATTATTAATGCAGGAAGAGGCACCGAATTTCAATTTCAAAGATATGGAGCGTCATTTTTTCCAAAAAGTGATTTTCAGTATACTCCAGAACCGAATTTTGGAGCTAAATATCCAAAAGAAAAAGGGAAACTTTGTTATGGTGTAGATCTTAGCAAAAACAAAAAACTAAGTTCTATTAATTTAGATTGGTTGATCGATGCTTTCAACAAAACCCCAAAAACAGCAAAATTCTTTGGAGAGACCTTTACAATCCATGCTGGAAACATAACATTGCAACAGCAAATTGAAGAAGGTATATCAGCAAAAGAAATAAGAGAATCTTGGCAGGAGGATTTGAGAGATTTTAAACAAGTAAGAAGTAAATATTTGATATATAAAGAATAA
- a CDS encoding ABC transporter permease: MNYELFIAKRIIIGKKYKNSVSSPIIKIAITAIALGIIIMLIAVATGAGLQNKIRDKMAGFKGHIQIVNYDANNSDVSTTPVDKNQDFYPKFKNISGIKNIQVFANKGGILRTETDFEGIIFKGVSTDYDWSFFEEYLVEGKVPNFKQPRTRDVLLSETVMNRLKLKLNDTILATFLKTATSKLPSNKKYIISGIYNSGFAQFDKSMMIGDIREVQKLNKWTENQIGGFEVLLDNFEEIEVKGEEIYRETSSTLKSITIVELYQNIFDWIQLFDNNIWFIIGIMIVIAGINMITALLVLILERVQMIGILKALGSSNTSIRKIFLYNASYLILKGLFWGNIIGLLLIFIQYYFKVITLDPETYYVTTMPVYISFTSVILLNVGTLLLCFLMLVIPSYIITKIEPSKAIKFA, encoded by the coding sequence TTGAATTACGAGTTATTTATTGCAAAACGCATTATTATTGGCAAAAAGTATAAAAATAGTGTTTCATCGCCAATAATAAAAATTGCCATTACTGCAATTGCGTTAGGAATTATTATTATGCTTATTGCAGTAGCAACAGGTGCTGGCTTGCAAAATAAAATCCGTGATAAAATGGCAGGTTTTAAAGGGCATATACAAATTGTTAATTACGATGCTAATAATTCTGATGTTTCTACAACTCCTGTTGATAAAAACCAAGATTTTTATCCGAAATTTAAAAATATTTCGGGCATTAAAAACATACAAGTATTTGCCAATAAAGGCGGCATTTTAAGAACAGAAACCGACTTCGAAGGCATTATTTTTAAAGGGGTTTCTACAGATTACGATTGGTCTTTTTTTGAAGAATATTTGGTAGAAGGTAAAGTGCCAAATTTTAAGCAACCAAGAACAAGAGATGTTTTACTTTCAGAAACCGTTATGAATCGTTTGAAATTAAAATTAAACGATACAATTTTGGCTACTTTTCTAAAAACAGCAACGAGTAAATTGCCTTCAAACAAAAAGTATATTATTTCAGGAATTTACAATTCTGGTTTTGCCCAATTTGATAAAAGTATGATGATTGGTGATATTAGAGAGGTGCAAAAGTTAAATAAATGGACTGAAAATCAGATTGGTGGTTTTGAAGTTTTGTTAGATAATTTTGAGGAGATTGAGGTAAAAGGAGAAGAGATTTATAGAGAAACGAGTTCCACTTTAAAAAGTATAACGATTGTAGAATTGTATCAAAATATTTTTGATTGGATTCAATTATTTGATAATAATATTTGGTTCATAATTGGTATTATGATTGTCATTGCAGGCATCAACATGATTACAGCTTTGCTTGTTTTAATTTTAGAACGTGTGCAAATGATTGGTATTTTAAAAGCCTTAGGAAGTAGCAATACTAGCATCAGAAAAATTTTTTTATACAACGCTTCTTATCTTATTTTAAAAGGACTTTTTTGGGGAAATATTATTGGATTGTTACTCATATTTATTCAATATTACTTTAAGGTAATTACTTTAGATCCAGAAACGTATTATGTAACAACGATGCCGGTTTACATTTCTTTTACATCCGTTATTTTACTGAATGTAGGAACTTTATTACTATGTTTTTTAATGCTAGTAATTCCGTCATATATTATCACAAAAATAGAGCCATCAAAAGCCATTAAATTTGCATAA
- a CDS encoding pyridoxal-phosphate dependent enzyme yields the protein MNYAENILETIGNTPLVKLNVLTKELPCLVLSKYETFNPGNSVKDRMALQMIEDAEADGRLKPGGTIIEGTSGNTGMGLALAAIVKGYKCIFVMADKQSQEKIDILRAVGAEVVVCPTNVDSTDPRSYYSVSKRLGEEIPNSWYVNQYDNPSNCKAHFLSTGPEIWEQTEGKVTHFVVGVGTGGTISGVGSYLKMKAKEAGTTVKVWGIDTYGSVFKKYHETGVFDENEIYPYITEGIGEDILPLNVNFGVIDGFTKVTDKDAAIYTQRLAKEEGMFLGNSAGAAVKGLLQLKEHFTKDDVVVVLFHDHGSRYVGKMFNNDWMRDRGFVEEDFKTAADLVKSNSDRSLVFAQTEELVSHAIERMKSFKISQMPVKDVNGFVGSLDESILLHHFITDKNIADKSIKEIMGKPYPMVIKSTKLEDISKLMTKENDAVLVDLENGYHHIITKHDIIGGI from the coding sequence ATGAACTACGCAGAAAATATATTAGAAACTATAGGGAATACTCCTTTAGTAAAATTAAACGTTTTAACGAAAGAATTGCCTTGTTTGGTGCTTTCTAAATATGAAACTTTTAACCCAGGAAACTCGGTAAAAGATAGAATGGCATTGCAAATGATTGAGGATGCAGAAGCAGACGGACGATTAAAACCTGGAGGAACCATTATAGAAGGTACTTCTGGAAACACAGGTATGGGCTTGGCTTTAGCTGCAATTGTAAAAGGCTATAAATGTATTTTTGTAATGGCAGATAAACAGTCTCAAGAAAAGATAGATATTTTAAGAGCTGTGGGTGCAGAAGTTGTGGTTTGCCCAACAAATGTAGATTCAACAGACCCGAGATCTTATTATTCAGTTTCTAAACGTTTAGGAGAAGAAATACCAAATTCTTGGTATGTAAATCAATATGACAATCCGAGTAATTGCAAAGCACACTTTTTAAGTACAGGTCCAGAAATATGGGAGCAAACTGAAGGGAAAGTAACTCATTTTGTAGTTGGAGTAGGAACAGGGGGAACGATTTCTGGCGTTGGTAGTTATTTAAAAATGAAAGCTAAAGAAGCAGGAACTACCGTGAAAGTTTGGGGAATTGATACCTATGGCTCTGTCTTTAAGAAATATCACGAAACGGGTGTTTTTGATGAAAATGAGATTTATCCTTATATCACAGAAGGAATTGGAGAAGATATTTTACCATTAAACGTAAATTTTGGAGTTATTGATGGTTTTACAAAAGTAACCGATAAAGATGCTGCAATTTATACACAGCGTTTGGCAAAAGAAGAAGGCATGTTTTTAGGGAATTCTGCTGGAGCTGCGGTAAAAGGATTGCTGCAGTTAAAAGAACATTTTACAAAAGACGATGTTGTGGTTGTACTGTTTCATGATCATGGAAGCAGGTATGTGGGTAAAATGTTTAACAACGATTGGATGCGAGATAGAGGTTTTGTGGAAGAAGATTTTAAAACTGCAGCAGATTTAGTAAAAAGTAACTCAGATAGATCTTTGGTTTTTGCACAAACAGAAGAGTTGGTTTCTCATGCCATTGAACGAATGAAATCTTTTAAAATTTCGCAAATGCCTGTAAAAGATGTGAATGGTTTTGTGGGTTCTTTAGATGAGTCTATTTTATTACATCATTTTATTACGGATAAAAATATAGCAGACAAATCGATTAAAGAAATTATGGGAAAACCATATCCTATGGTCATAAAATCTACTAAATTAGAAGATATTTCTAAGTTGATGACCAAAGAGAATGATGCCGTTTTAGTTGATTTAGAAAATGGATACCATCATATTATTACCAAGCACGATATTATTGGTGGTATTTAA
- a CDS encoding HEAT repeat domain-containing protein: MSFVEWFLSFIYKIKTFPLIIQITVVLTLVFMVATLALMITIYTIRRRHNRLQKKLKNSVPEIIKLFDDILFTEKKYTEQEIYTEFEDIVNEVNRESLDIGIGILVDYKNDNKESEKYPLIISALGIVEHLERKFDSRSNSEKINAFQEAFILDLNKFDSKILSHAYSKNKLIRNEARNSYLALSTNDPYRFFDEFDKSLTKWDEVELMQYLELQKVRGNLEGLGKWINYSKNDSLVVFLIKMVGYFQQKGINDILIEKLDDDNAEIRGQAIVTLGDLNIVDIEQSLIERFYTEPESCQVAIIKTIKKFKTGKSLQFLEEIFYETNNTDSKKIIAEAILNYSYEGKIAFQNLKNSLSGFDLTILQHVESPLIKYK; encoded by the coding sequence ATGAGTTTTGTTGAGTGGTTTCTTTCTTTTATCTACAAGATAAAAACATTTCCTCTTATAATACAAATTACAGTTGTGTTGACTTTAGTGTTCATGGTAGCCACTTTAGCACTTATGATTACAATTTATACCATTAGAAGGAGACATAACAGATTGCAGAAAAAACTTAAAAATAGTGTACCTGAAATTATTAAGTTATTCGATGATATTTTGTTTACCGAAAAAAAATACACGGAGCAAGAGATCTATACTGAATTTGAAGACATTGTAAATGAAGTAAATAGAGAATCTTTAGATATCGGAATTGGAATTCTTGTAGATTATAAGAATGATAATAAAGAATCAGAAAAATACCCTTTGATTATTAGTGCATTGGGAATTGTAGAACATTTGGAAAGAAAATTCGATTCGAGATCTAATAGTGAAAAAATTAATGCTTTTCAAGAAGCCTTTATTTTAGATTTAAATAAATTTGATTCAAAAATTTTAAGCCACGCCTATAGTAAAAATAAATTAATTAGAAATGAAGCGAGAAACTCTTACTTGGCTTTGAGTACAAATGACCCGTATCGATTTTTTGATGAATTCGATAAATCTTTAACGAAGTGGGATGAAGTTGAATTAATGCAATATTTAGAACTTCAAAAAGTTAGAGGTAATTTAGAAGGATTAGGAAAATGGATTAACTATTCTAAAAATGATTCTTTAGTTGTTTTTCTAATCAAAATGGTTGGATACTTTCAACAAAAAGGTATTAATGACATTTTAATAGAAAAGCTGGATGACGACAATGCTGAGATAAGAGGACAGGCTATTGTAACATTAGGAGATTTAAATATAGTAGATATAGAGCAAAGTTTAATTGAAAGATTCTATACAGAACCAGAAAGCTGTCAAGTAGCCATTATAAAAACCATTAAAAAATTTAAAACCGGAAAATCTCTTCAATTTTTAGAAGAAATCTTTTATGAAACTAATAATACCGATTCTAAAAAAATAATTGCAGAAGCTATCCTAAACTATAGCTATGAAGGAAAAATTGCTTTTCAAAATTTAAAAAATTCTTTAAGCGGTTTCGATTTAACAATTTTACAACATGTTGAAAGTCCCTTAATTAAATATAAATAA
- the lpdA gene encoding dihydrolipoyl dehydrogenase: protein MKYDIIIIGSGPGGYVTGIRASQLGFKVAIVEKESLGGICLNWGCIPTKALLKSAQVYDYLKHVDQYGLKAESIDKDFDAVIKRSRGVAEGMSKGVAFLMKKNKIDIINGFGKIKTGKKVDVTAEDGTVTEYSADNIIIATGSRSRELPNLPQDGVKVIEYRKAMTLPSQPKSMIVVGSGAIGVEFAHFYNTMGTEVTIVEYMPNLVPVEDIDISKQFERSIKKAGIKVMTNSSVESVDTSGEGVVATVKTKKGDIKLEADILLSAVGIKSNIENIGLEDVGIIVDRDKILVNDFYQTNIPGYYAIGDVVPGQALAHVASAEGITCVEKLAGLHTEPIDYGNVPGCTYATPEIASVGLTEAKAKEAGYELKIGKFPFSASGKAKAAGTPDGFVKVIFDAKYGEWLGCHMIGAGVTDMIAEAVLGRKLETTGHEVLKTIHPHPTMSEAVMEAVADAYDEVIHL from the coding sequence ATGAAATACGATATCATTATTATTGGAAGTGGACCTGGAGGTTATGTAACTGGAATTAGAGCTTCGCAATTAGGCTTTAAAGTTGCCATTGTAGAAAAAGAATCTTTAGGTGGTATTTGTCTTAACTGGGGCTGTATTCCTACAAAAGCGTTATTAAAATCTGCCCAAGTATATGACTATTTAAAGCATGTTGATCAATATGGTTTAAAGGCTGAATCTATTGATAAAGATTTTGATGCCGTGATAAAAAGAAGTCGTGGTGTTGCTGAAGGAATGAGCAAAGGTGTCGCTTTTTTAATGAAGAAAAACAAAATTGATATTATAAACGGTTTTGGTAAAATAAAAACAGGGAAAAAAGTTGATGTTACTGCAGAAGATGGTACTGTAACAGAATACAGCGCAGACAATATTATTATAGCAACCGGTTCTCGCTCTCGTGAGTTACCAAACTTACCGCAAGATGGTGTAAAAGTTATAGAGTACAGAAAAGCAATGACCTTACCAAGTCAGCCAAAATCTATGATTGTAGTAGGTTCTGGTGCCATTGGTGTTGAATTTGCACACTTTTATAATACCATGGGTACAGAAGTTACGATTGTAGAATATATGCCAAATTTAGTTCCTGTAGAAGATATAGACATCTCAAAACAATTTGAGCGTTCTATTAAAAAAGCAGGAATTAAAGTAATGACAAATTCGTCTGTAGAATCTGTTGATACTTCTGGTGAAGGAGTTGTTGCCACTGTAAAAACAAAAAAAGGTGACATTAAATTAGAAGCAGACATTTTATTATCGGCAGTGGGTATAAAATCGAATATCGAAAACATTGGTTTAGAAGATGTCGGAATTATTGTTGACCGAGATAAAATTCTTGTCAATGATTTTTATCAAACTAACATTCCAGGCTATTATGCTATTGGCGATGTAGTTCCTGGACAAGCTTTGGCACATGTTGCTTCTGCAGAAGGAATTACATGTGTAGAGAAATTAGCAGGTTTGCATACAGAGCCTATAGATTACGGCAATGTTCCTGGTTGCACCTATGCAACTCCAGAAATTGCTTCTGTTGGTTTAACCGAAGCAAAAGCAAAAGAAGCTGGTTACGAATTAAAAATCGGTAAATTTCCTTTCTCTGCTTCAGGTAAAGCAAAAGCTGCTGGTACTCCAGATGGTTTTGTAAAAGTTATTTTTGATGCAAAATATGGCGAATGGTTAGGATGTCATATGATAGGAGCCGGCGTAACAGACATGATTGCGGAAGCTGTTTTAGGTAGAAAATTAGAAACTACTGGTCATGAAGTATTAAAGACAATCCATCCACACCCCACAATGAGCGAGGCCGTAATGGAAGCTGTTGCCGATGCATATGATGAAGTCATTCACCTTTAA